A window from Bdellovibrionales bacterium encodes these proteins:
- a CDS encoding GFA family protein, giving the protein MKYTGGCHCGNVSFEVEMTIDKLISCNCSICQKKGHLLAFAGPDNFKLLKGKDSIKEYLFNKKVIHHYFCTNCGIGPFGMGKKPGGEISYAINARCLDNVDVDSFEIIKFNGRDLV; this is encoded by the coding sequence ATGAAATACACCGGTGGCTGCCACTGCGGCAACGTTAGCTTCGAAGTAGAAATGACAATTGATAAGTTGATTTCATGCAACTGTTCCATCTGTCAAAAGAAGGGCCACCTGCTGGCTTTTGCTGGGCCAGATAATTTCAAACTCTTAAAAGGCAAAGATTCTATCAAAGAATACTTGTTCAATAAAAAAGTCATTCACCACTATTTCTGCACCAACTGCGGAATCGGTCCTTTCGGCATGGGCAAAAAACCAGGTGGCGAAATTTCCTACGCCATCAATGCCCGCTGCCTCGACAACGTCGATGTCGACAGCTTCGAAATCATTAAGTTCAATGGCCGCGATCTGGTTTAG
- a CDS encoding c-type cytochrome, with protein MAHHSAKILSIIGFLSLALAYQACGRFSSGFDASYSGTDLGSTAGLADADLKSQTLSILEKNCASCHDSRNASGTALTYVNDLNLLAASSYIVKGNPSASTLYLEIINGQMPPGNPMSSANAAIIQEWILSLATTPTPTPAVSPTPTPVASATPMVSPTPKPTTTPTPTPTPTATATPSMATFTYIYNNILKPKCVNCHGSAGGYSFANYTSTLKAVVAKNPAASPLYTATNSGKMPTSGKLSAQEIKAISDWITAGALNN; from the coding sequence ATGGCTCATCATTCCGCAAAAATTCTCAGTATAATTGGTTTTTTATCTTTAGCTCTTGCTTATCAAGCTTGCGGAAGATTCAGCTCAGGTTTTGATGCCTCGTACTCAGGAACGGACCTCGGTTCGACGGCAGGCCTCGCGGATGCCGATTTAAAATCTCAAACATTGAGTATTTTGGAGAAAAACTGCGCTTCTTGCCATGACAGTCGCAATGCTAGTGGCACAGCCCTCACCTATGTCAATGACTTGAATCTGTTGGCGGCTTCTTCCTATATTGTGAAAGGCAATCCCTCTGCTTCGACTTTGTATTTAGAAATCATTAATGGTCAGATGCCCCCAGGAAATCCGATGAGCTCAGCAAATGCTGCGATCATTCAAGAGTGGATCCTATCTTTGGCAACGACGCCGACACCAACTCCGGCCGTGTCACCGACACCTACGCCAGTCGCTTCTGCGACACCGATGGTTTCACCGACTCCAAAACCAACGACAACTCCGACTCCCACTCCTACTCCTACTGCAACAGCGACTCCGTCGATGGCAACTTTTACCTATATCTATAATAATATTCTGAAGCCGAAATGCGTGAACTGCCATGGCAGTGCCGGTGGTTACTCTTTTGCGAATTATACTTCTACGTTAAAAGCCGTGGTCGCGAAAAATCCTGCCGCAAGCCCGCTATATACTGCTACAAATAGTGGTAAAATGCCCACTAGTGGAAAGCTCAGTGCCCAAGAAATCAAAGCTATTTCTGATTGGATCACGGCGGGTGCATTGAATAACTAG
- a CDS encoding acyl-[acyl-carrier-protein] thioesterase, producing MSQEIKTLWTENYKINSLLVNAMGRLGLYGVLNLMQETAWMHAETLGFGMKAMEEKNLFWVVTRQTLKMTEWPAFGKTVQVQTWLRPPEGAFVAREFRILDDSGKEIGACVTSWLALDRQTKRILPAQDLYPWAQIARQEATGLVADKIPVEGTYETLAKFGVRNSDLDTNQHVNNTKYAQWILDSIPYDLHRSLRLNSYSVNFLAETHLGDEVQVDRNCEHANGFTANKGESWYRGLRAADERVLFTAKLTWEKR from the coding sequence ATGAGCCAAGAAATCAAAACTCTTTGGACGGAAAACTACAAAATCAACAGCCTTCTTGTAAATGCCATGGGACGCCTTGGCCTCTATGGAGTTTTGAACCTCATGCAAGAAACCGCGTGGATGCACGCGGAGACTCTCGGTTTCGGCATGAAAGCGATGGAAGAGAAAAATCTTTTCTGGGTTGTGACTCGGCAGACACTCAAAATGACGGAATGGCCTGCATTTGGAAAAACCGTGCAAGTACAAACTTGGTTGAGACCGCCAGAAGGCGCGTTCGTTGCACGTGAATTCCGCATTCTCGATGACAGCGGCAAAGAGATCGGCGCGTGCGTGACATCTTGGCTAGCACTGGATCGCCAAACGAAACGCATCCTCCCCGCTCAAGATCTTTACCCATGGGCTCAGATCGCCCGTCAAGAAGCCACCGGGCTCGTCGCCGATAAAATCCCGGTGGAGGGAACTTACGAAACGCTTGCGAAATTTGGAGTGCGTAACTCCGATCTCGACACCAATCAACATGTCAACAATACGAAGTATGCGCAGTGGATTCTGGATTCCATCCCCTATGATCTCCACCGTTCACTCCGACTGAACTCGTATTCAGTGAATTTCCTAGCAGAGACTCATTTAGGGGACGAAGTCCAAGTCGATCGCAACTGTGAGCATGCGAACGGCTTCACCGCAAATAAAGGAGAATCCTGGTATCGCGGCTTACGAGCAGCCGATGAGAGAGTTCTCTTCACCGCCAAACTCACTTGGGAAAAACGTTAA
- the lexA gene encoding transcriptional repressor LexA, with protein MQNLTANQKKVLEYIEKYQEKNGFPPTYETIAKHFGYATKSSVQHYVEALTKKGYLTKERHLSQSLTVHKEGNLVPLLGKVAAGRPIENRKFNERIEVPLSMLKGAGEYFALQVSGDSMIGEGILDGDYVVIRSQESATNGEIVVAEVDDEATIKRFYKKRDHVELHSANPQYKPIIVEEDRQLKIAGIYCGLLRFQ; from the coding sequence ATGCAAAACTTAACTGCGAATCAAAAGAAAGTTCTCGAGTACATCGAGAAGTATCAAGAAAAAAACGGCTTCCCTCCGACCTACGAAACCATCGCGAAGCATTTTGGCTATGCGACAAAGTCTTCGGTACAGCACTACGTCGAAGCTTTGACAAAGAAAGGTTACCTGACCAAAGAGCGTCATCTTTCTCAGAGTCTGACCGTTCACAAAGAGGGGAACCTGGTTCCTCTGCTCGGTAAGGTGGCCGCTGGCCGCCCTATCGAGAACCGTAAATTTAACGAACGCATCGAAGTTCCTCTCAGCATGCTAAAAGGAGCTGGCGAGTATTTTGCTCTGCAGGTTTCTGGGGATTCGATGATCGGTGAGGGCATTCTTGACGGCGATTACGTTGTGATTCGCAGTCAAGAATCTGCCACCAACGGCGAGATCGTCGTTGCTGAAGTTGATGATGAAGCGACGATCAAGCGTTTCTATAAGAAGCGGGATCATGTCGAATTACATTCCGCCAATCCTCAATACAAGCCCATTATCGTGGAAGAGGATCGGCAACTGAAGATTGCAGGAATTTACTGCGGACTGCTGCGCTTTCAATAA
- a CDS encoding SOS response-associated peptidase family protein: MCAQYIVKLQALDLETLFGISISNDIPPWLERITPYTSAPVLTHDGLHMMNFSLIPSWATEKKQKFATYNARIETVIEKPTWRKPFEANRCLVPISKFVEPIYEHEYAGNMVAFERKDHEPLFAAGIYDHWIDKKTGEEIASFAILTSPALEFVHRIGHDRSPIFLPKESFTEWTKPEKQNPQKLVQYLREHRLNPPLIVEKDRPMKAGWEKRKPQESNA, encoded by the coding sequence ATGTGTGCACAATACATTGTGAAACTCCAGGCCCTAGATCTAGAAACCCTCTTCGGAATTTCCATTTCGAACGACATTCCCCCCTGGCTTGAGCGGATCACCCCGTACACCAGCGCCCCGGTTTTGACCCACGATGGATTGCACATGATGAACTTCTCTCTGATCCCCTCCTGGGCGACGGAGAAGAAGCAGAAATTCGCCACTTATAATGCACGGATTGAAACAGTGATTGAAAAACCGACGTGGCGAAAACCTTTTGAAGCCAACCGCTGCCTCGTTCCTATCAGCAAATTCGTCGAGCCGATCTATGAGCATGAATACGCCGGCAATATGGTGGCGTTTGAACGCAAAGATCACGAACCCCTTTTTGCTGCAGGAATTTATGATCACTGGATCGACAAAAAAACCGGCGAAGAGATCGCAAGCTTCGCCATTCTGACCTCACCGGCTCTCGAATTCGTTCATCGTATCGGTCATGACCGCAGCCCCATTTTTCTGCCGAAAGAATCTTTCACCGAGTGGACAAAGCCGGAGAAACAAAATCCGCAAAAACTTGTCCAGTACTTACGTGAGCATCGCCTGAACCCGCCGCTCATCGTGGAGAAAGATCGCCCGATGAAAGCCGGCTGGGAAAAACGCAAGCCTCAAGAAAGCAATGCATGA
- a CDS encoding HNH endonuclease produces the protein MKHVSYQIDENIKKLSDKNLLEQTDLLACEHRKNSVLLLRHLREVEVRRLFVDLGFASMHKYCIHKLKFSEGETQRRLTSARLLTELPEIEGKIETGALNVTNLSKIQSFLRTEKAASHPLTKEQKLEMILELTDKSTRDVEKKLVGRSHQPALLAEKFQGAKASSLLGEEFQKFEATLSKEHQKLLAEFRNLYAHELKDSGNGSVLVFLLEKAVQFKKKKLGLVKTVNAKELKNTNAVPRINSKADIATGVEKGSSKVLNDPPSHAAPLPSAPKVNRTPYRKYIGARVKKQIWQRAQASCEYRDRENGQRCGSKHALEIDHIKPLALGGTDELQNLRLLCRAHNARRAVKTFANL, from the coding sequence ATGAAACATGTTAGTTACCAAATTGATGAGAACATCAAAAAGCTTTCTGATAAAAACTTACTAGAGCAGACGGATCTCTTAGCTTGTGAGCATCGTAAAAATTCGGTCTTGCTTCTTCGGCATCTTCGTGAGGTTGAGGTTCGTAGGCTCTTTGTGGATTTGGGGTTTGCCTCCATGCATAAGTATTGCATCCATAAGCTCAAATTTTCTGAAGGCGAAACCCAGCGCCGCCTTACTTCTGCGAGACTTCTAACGGAGCTTCCCGAGATCGAAGGCAAAATTGAAACTGGCGCGTTGAATGTGACAAATCTATCTAAGATCCAGAGCTTTTTGCGCACGGAAAAAGCGGCTTCGCATCCGCTCACAAAAGAGCAGAAGCTTGAGATGATTTTAGAGCTTACGGATAAATCCACGCGAGATGTTGAGAAAAAACTCGTGGGGAGGTCCCATCAGCCAGCCCTTTTGGCTGAGAAGTTTCAAGGTGCTAAGGCGTCTAGCTTATTGGGAGAAGAGTTTCAAAAATTTGAAGCTACATTATCTAAAGAGCATCAGAAACTTTTAGCCGAGTTTAGAAATCTCTATGCCCATGAGCTTAAAGACTCTGGCAATGGTTCGGTCCTTGTTTTCTTACTTGAAAAAGCAGTTCAGTTTAAAAAGAAAAAGCTTGGTCTTGTAAAAACAGTGAATGCAAAAGAACTTAAAAACACCAATGCTGTACCAAGAATAAACTCTAAAGCTGACATTGCCACCGGAGTTGAAAAAGGATCATCGAAAGTTTTAAATGACCCACCTTCTCATGCTGCACCACTACCATCGGCGCCGAAGGTGAATCGGACTCCGTACAGGAAATATATCGGTGCTCGGGTTAAAAAACAAATTTGGCAGCGGGCACAAGCGAGTTGCGAGTATCGCGACCGGGAAAATGGCCAGCGTTGCGGGTCAAAACATGCTTTAGAGATCGATCATATTAAGCCGCTGGCTCTTGGTGGCACCGATGAATTGCAGAATTTACGGCTACTATGTCGGGCGCACAACGCGCGAAGGGCTGTGAAAACTTTTGCTAATCTATAA
- a CDS encoding error-prone DNA polymerase gives MSYVELRAKSNFSFLTGASHPAELVETAISQGLSGIAITDMDGVYGMPRGYQIAKSHPDFKYLVGTECVFVDHPNITVLAQTRAAYGRICQLLTKAKRGSEKGKTHLEFATFLEFLGMQKSPEVFVLPRVSKETRIGDLKEVFGVTQVSLPLTIYLDGNDKKRVAELTEYSRYFDLPLVASNDVEYHESKRKMVQDVLISIREGKTLQEIGFKLQPNAERYIKTPAQMELLYKDFPGSLLRTLEIAHACTFSPSELRYRYPSEWIPVGFEAQSYLEHLIWKNAPERYPQGMSDRVKRQLLHELNLIQELKFADYFLTIYDIVEFAKKKDILCQGRGSAANSVVCYVLGITAIDPIQMDLLFERFISVERGEPPDIDIDFEHERREEVIQYIYEKYGRHRAAMVSAVITYQNRSAFREVCKAFGLPVGTLSAKKVERDFDEIVKDIPEPEKLRQKIDTIADAIINFPRHISIHSGGFTLSADPIVDIVPVEPARMDGRTIIQWDKYDLDTLGLIKVDVLSLGMLSCLQKALKLTGKKLYEIPQDDKPTYDMICERDTVGTFQIESRAQMQMLGRLKPRNFYDLVVEVAIVRPGPIVGNMIHPYLKRRRGLEKIEYPNEVVKRVLGKTLGVPLFQEQIMKLAIDLANFTPGEADVLRKSINAWRSSAPIGVMADRLKRGLLDNGMTEAFANQIFDQIQGFSHYGFPESHSASFALLAYASCYLKCHHPAEFACSLVNSQPMGFYRNDTIIYDALRHGVRVLPVSVLHSEWDCVIAGPNTIRLGFRVTNGIAKKDVEFLIQERKQERFRSLGDFVRRSKLKKDVLHRMAMAGRFEEFQWDTREALWAVLEYQNMFQKPVENQLSFFNDLEIIPMSSTQIEFQKLDGFEKIQTDYEAFSISTHGHPMAEIRKNMPGIAKGTSQTLRDSVNGRRITVTGLVLVRQKPPTAKGVCFCTMEDEFGFIDIILWRKNFEKYREVFLNHCFITVGGVVQKDGNTTSLLVDMVKPVWNTAHLDSTPLPLEPTQYFY, from the coding sequence ATGAGTTACGTCGAGTTACGCGCAAAATCGAATTTTAGTTTTTTAACGGGTGCTTCTCACCCGGCGGAGCTCGTTGAAACCGCCATTTCGCAGGGATTAAGCGGAATCGCGATCACAGACATGGATGGTGTGTATGGAATGCCAAGAGGTTACCAGATTGCTAAAAGTCATCCTGATTTTAAGTATCTTGTCGGTACTGAATGCGTGTTTGTAGATCACCCGAATATCACGGTGCTCGCTCAGACCCGCGCGGCCTACGGGAGAATCTGCCAACTGCTCACAAAAGCAAAGCGCGGCAGTGAGAAAGGGAAGACTCATTTGGAGTTCGCGACCTTTTTAGAATTTTTGGGAATGCAAAAGTCGCCAGAGGTTTTTGTCTTGCCAAGAGTTTCTAAAGAGACTCGTATCGGCGATCTGAAAGAAGTCTTCGGTGTCACGCAAGTGTCTTTGCCTTTGACCATTTACTTGGACGGCAATGATAAAAAGCGTGTCGCCGAACTGACGGAGTACTCACGGTATTTTGATCTGCCGCTCGTGGCTTCAAACGATGTGGAGTATCACGAGAGTAAGCGAAAGATGGTTCAGGATGTTTTGATTTCGATCCGCGAAGGAAAGACGTTGCAAGAGATCGGCTTTAAGCTTCAGCCGAACGCTGAGAGATACATCAAAACGCCTGCGCAAATGGAATTGCTCTATAAGGATTTCCCGGGGTCGCTCTTAAGGACCCTGGAAATCGCACACGCCTGTACTTTTTCTCCGTCGGAGTTGCGTTACCGCTACCCTTCGGAATGGATTCCAGTGGGGTTTGAGGCGCAGTCCTACTTGGAACACCTGATCTGGAAAAATGCTCCCGAGCGCTACCCGCAAGGAATGTCCGACCGGGTAAAGCGTCAGCTCCTGCATGAGCTTAATCTCATTCAGGAGCTGAAGTTCGCAGATTATTTTTTAACGATTTATGACATCGTCGAGTTTGCAAAGAAAAAAGATATTCTCTGCCAGGGCCGGGGCTCGGCAGCGAACTCGGTGGTGTGCTACGTGCTAGGGATTACGGCGATCGATCCCATACAAATGGACCTTTTGTTTGAACGCTTTATCAGTGTCGAGCGCGGAGAGCCGCCAGATATTGATATCGATTTTGAACACGAACGCCGTGAAGAAGTGATTCAGTATATTTACGAAAAATATGGCCGTCATCGCGCGGCCATGGTCAGTGCTGTGATTACTTATCAGAATCGCAGTGCTTTCCGTGAGGTTTGTAAAGCTTTTGGACTGCCTGTAGGCACGCTTTCAGCAAAGAAAGTAGAAAGGGACTTCGATGAAATCGTTAAGGATATACCAGAGCCCGAGAAGTTACGTCAAAAAATCGACACAATTGCCGATGCGATTATTAATTTCCCACGCCATATTTCCATTCATAGCGGAGGGTTCACACTCAGTGCAGACCCAATTGTGGATATTGTGCCTGTTGAACCTGCTCGTATGGATGGGCGCACTATTATTCAATGGGATAAATATGACTTAGACACCCTCGGTTTGATTAAAGTCGATGTGTTGTCGCTAGGGATGTTGAGCTGCCTTCAAAAAGCTTTGAAGCTGACGGGGAAGAAGCTCTATGAAATTCCCCAGGATGACAAGCCGACCTACGACATGATTTGTGAGCGCGATACTGTCGGAACTTTCCAGATCGAGTCGCGCGCGCAGATGCAGATGCTGGGACGATTAAAACCACGGAATTTTTATGATCTCGTTGTGGAAGTGGCCATTGTTCGCCCTGGTCCCATTGTCGGCAATATGATTCATCCCTATCTCAAGCGCCGTCGGGGACTTGAAAAAATTGAATACCCAAATGAAGTGGTGAAACGTGTTCTTGGTAAGACATTGGGAGTCCCTCTGTTCCAAGAACAGATTATGAAACTCGCGATTGATCTCGCGAACTTTACCCCAGGAGAAGCCGATGTCCTTCGTAAATCTATCAATGCTTGGCGTAGTAGTGCTCCTATTGGTGTTATGGCCGACCGACTTAAGCGAGGACTCCTCGATAACGGAATGACCGAAGCCTTCGCCAATCAGATCTTTGATCAGATTCAGGGCTTCAGTCATTACGGTTTTCCTGAGAGTCATTCGGCCTCGTTTGCGCTGCTGGCGTATGCTAGTTGCTATTTGAAATGCCATCACCCGGCGGAGTTTGCGTGCTCGCTTGTGAATAGCCAACCGATGGGCTTTTATCGCAACGATACTATTATATATGATGCTCTCAGGCATGGTGTCAGAGTTTTGCCGGTGTCGGTGTTGCACTCGGAGTGGGACTGCGTGATTGCGGGCCCCAATACGATTCGGCTTGGCTTCCGAGTGACGAACGGTATTGCCAAGAAAGATGTCGAGTTTTTGATACAAGAGCGCAAGCAGGAACGCTTCCGCAGTCTCGGCGACTTTGTCCGTCGTTCAAAACTGAAAAAGGATGTTCTGCACAGAATGGCCATGGCCGGCCGCTTTGAAGAGTTTCAGTGGGACACGCGCGAAGCTCTGTGGGCGGTGCTTGAATATCAAAATATGTTTCAAAAGCCAGTAGAAAATCAGCTGAGCTTCTTTAATGATTTAGAGATCATTCCGATGTCATCAACGCAGATCGAGTTTCAAAAACTTGACGGCTTTGAAAAAATTCAAACCGATTACGAGGCCTTTTCGATTTCTACGCATGGGCATCCGATGGCAGAAATCCGCAAGAACATGCCGGGGATTGCTAAAGGCACTTCTCAAACATTGCGTGATTCCGTGAACGGCCGAAGGATCACGGTCACAGGCTTGGTTCTTGTCCGGCAAAAGCCACCCACAGCTAAGGGCGTTTGCTTCTGTACAATGGAAGATGAGTTTGGATTTATTGATATTATTCTGTGGCGCAAGAATTTTGAAAAGTATCGCGAAGTATTTTTGAATCATTGCTTCATTACGGTGGGAGGAGTGGTGCAGAAGGACGGAAATACCACGAGCTTGCTTGTGGATATGGTAAAACCTGTGTGGAATACGGCGCACTTAGACAGTACGCCGTTGCCGCTAGAGCCCACGCAGTATTTTTATTGA